The proteins below come from a single Thermopolyspora flexuosa genomic window:
- a CDS encoding class I SAM-dependent methyltransferase, giving the protein MARIIPGAIPSPNIWNHPEIYELENRAVDPEGVADAAMTAIRDWAGGTVLDIGCGTGFHLPAYARTAARVIGVEPHPRLAELAARRCRDLPNVTVRTGSAQALPVPDRSVDVAVARWAYFFGPGCEPGLAELNRVIRRGGAAFVVDIDATRGAFGRWFRRSLPSYDPSAVEAFWSRQGWHRRELDLRMAFADRSALEAVLRIEFTPQVAAEAIAETPGLVIDYPNVLRWRLWP; this is encoded by the coding sequence GTGGCGAGGATCATCCCGGGGGCCATCCCGAGCCCGAACATCTGGAACCATCCCGAGATCTACGAGCTGGAGAACCGCGCCGTCGACCCGGAGGGGGTCGCGGACGCGGCGATGACCGCGATCCGCGACTGGGCGGGCGGCACCGTGCTCGACATCGGCTGCGGCACCGGCTTCCACCTGCCCGCCTACGCCCGCACCGCGGCCAGGGTGATCGGCGTGGAGCCGCACCCGCGGCTCGCCGAGCTCGCCGCGCGCCGCTGCCGCGACCTGCCCAACGTGACGGTGCGCACCGGCTCGGCCCAGGCCCTCCCGGTGCCGGACCGGAGCGTGGACGTGGCCGTCGCCCGCTGGGCGTACTTCTTCGGCCCCGGCTGCGAGCCCGGCCTCGCCGAGCTGAACCGGGTGATCCGCCGCGGCGGCGCCGCGTTCGTCGTCGACATCGACGCCACCCGCGGCGCGTTCGGCCGCTGGTTCCGCCGCTCGCTCCCCTCCTACGACCCGTCGGCCGTGGAGGCGTTCTGGTCCCGCCAGGGCTGGCACCGCCGTGAGCTCGACCTGCGCATGGCCTTCGCCGACCGGTCCGCGCTGGAGGCCGTGCTGCGCATCGAGTTCACCCCGCAGGTCGCCGCCGAGGCGATCGCGGAGACCCCCGGGCTGGTCATCGACTACCCGAACGTGCTGCGCTGGCGGCTCTGGCCCTGA
- a CDS encoding sugar phosphate isomerase/epimerase family protein, whose translation MAHVIRVPDAKIALSTASVYPERTPDAFELAARLGYDGVEIMVGADPVSQDIDVLERLRDHYQVPILAVHAPCLLVTQRVWGRDPWAKLVRAQKAAERLGARTVVVHPPFRWQRDYAREFEAGLARMQDETDIVFAVENMFPLRARGNKVVPYSPDWNPVNFDFPHVTLDLSHTAVSGSDALEMADKLGDRLAHVHLADGVGVTNKDEHLVPGRGNQPCAQLLERLAKSGYNGLIVLEINTRKAASRSQRIDDLAEGLAFARLHFAASAAAK comes from the coding sequence GTGGCACACGTCATCCGCGTTCCCGACGCGAAGATCGCATTGTCCACGGCGTCGGTCTATCCGGAACGTACCCCGGACGCCTTCGAGCTGGCCGCACGCCTGGGCTACGACGGCGTGGAGATCATGGTGGGCGCCGACCCGGTGAGCCAGGACATCGACGTGCTGGAGCGCCTGCGCGACCACTATCAGGTGCCGATCCTGGCCGTGCACGCCCCCTGTCTCCTCGTCACCCAGCGGGTATGGGGCCGGGACCCCTGGGCGAAGCTGGTCCGCGCGCAGAAGGCCGCCGAGCGGCTCGGCGCGCGCACCGTGGTGGTGCACCCCCCGTTCCGCTGGCAGCGTGACTACGCCCGCGAGTTCGAGGCCGGCCTCGCCCGCATGCAGGACGAGACGGACATCGTGTTCGCGGTGGAGAACATGTTCCCGCTGCGCGCCCGGGGCAACAAGGTCGTGCCGTACTCCCCGGACTGGAACCCGGTGAACTTCGACTTCCCCCACGTCACGCTCGACCTGTCGCACACCGCGGTGTCCGGCTCGGACGCGCTGGAGATGGCCGACAAGCTCGGCGACCGCCTGGCGCACGTGCACCTCGCCGACGGCGTCGGCGTGACCAACAAGGACGAGCACCTCGTCCCCGGCCGCGGCAACCAGCCCTGCGCGCAGCTGCTCGAGCGCCTCGCCAAGTCCGGGTACAACGGGCTCATCGTGCTGGAGATCAACACGAGGAAGGCGGCGAGCCGCTCGCAGCGCATCGACGACCTCGCCGAGGGGCTCGCGTTCGCCCGGCTGCACTTCGCGGCCTCCGCGGCGGCGAAGTAG